The Apium graveolens cultivar Ventura chromosome 10, ASM990537v1, whole genome shotgun sequence nucleotide sequence AATTTGACTCCATAGATATCTCATTATCACGGAGCTTGAGTTTTGGATTTACCTGGTCTTCATTTATCAGTATTACACCTTCTTGATTATCCATATGTTTTTCCAAGAGTAGAGCAGGCTCATTATCAGGGATTTGCGCGATATGAGCTTCATTGTTTGCTTCTCTTTCTCGTCTCAGTTTCTTACATTCTATAGCAAAGTGTCCATATGCGCTGCAATTAAAGCACCTGACTTTACTCTTATCTCGAAACCAACGTACACCTTCCTTGTTTCGAGTATCACCACCTCCACGGTGCTTTTGTCCCTGTGACCCATCTGTTTTGTTGGCTCGCTTTAACCATTCCTCTTGAGTCAGTAGCAGCTTCCCTTCTTCCCTCTCTCTTTTAGTCCATTCTTCCTCTGTAAGAAGGAATTGGTTTCCCCCACTGTCAGGTTGTCCATGCAATCTTTCCTCGTGTGCCTTTAGAGAACCTATGGCTTCTTCAACCATCATAGATTCAAGATTCTCGAATTGCTCAATAGTGGAAGCAATCTGAAGAAATTTATTTGGGACAGCCCGTAATAGTTTCTTGACTACGTAAGACTCTTCAACACCTTCCCCAAGAGCCCGTATATTGGTTACCACTGCATTCAATTTCAAGTAGAACTCATCAAGTGGGTCAGTATCTTTCATGTTCATCGCTTCAAACTCAGCTTTATGCGATTAAACTCTTGCTGTCTTTACCCGCTCTACACCCTGACACATCGTTCTCACAGACTCCCATGCCTCCTTGGCAGTTTTCTTCTCTGTCAGTGTCAATAGGATATCATCAGGAATGCCTTGATAGATGGCAGCCAAGGCAGTCTTGTCTACCTTGTCTTCAACAACCGTTCTCGATCCCTTCGATTCGATGGCATCCCATACCCCATGGGCCTGCATATAAACTCGCATCTTCATTGCCCATACCTTATAATTTCCCTTCGTAAGCATGGGGTAACTCAGGCTTATCGTACCGTCTTTGCTCTTCCCTGTATCCGTTGTCGTCATTCTGGGCATAATCTTTGGCATAAACTGTTTCACCCTCTCTGATATCAGAGTGTTGGAAATAACCCAGAATATAACTTGACAAGTAGTGTTTAATATAAAACAAAGAACAAACAAAGTTGCTTGATAAGTGTTATCAATTTATTCAGCCGGCACAAGTATATATAACTGGAATACTAAAAGAAACTAGCTACAAAGTAGGAGCCATATAACTGAACTCCTATCACAACTCTAACTCAAAGGTGCTAACTTGACACGGTGTCAAAAGTTGACATCCCATAAAATAGGGTGTCAACTTTATTTGTAGTCCCGATGGTGAATAAAATATCATTTCTCTAATAAATTTCTATTATACATTTTCTTATTGAATTAGTAAAGTTAACATCTTGGCATGCCAACTATTAAAGTGTCTTTCaaaaaaaagattttaaaaatggTATGAAAGgaagaaaatttaaaatataatatttttgatTATGTAAAAAAGTTACATCTTGACGGGGTGCGAAGTGCCGACCATCACAGATGCTTTAAGGCTCCTACTCTTCATTTCAAACTTAGCTCGCATTACCTTAACTTACACGTGTTAAACGCGAGCTACATATAATATTAACGAGGTGGGCTCATATTTCATTAATCTCAAGGGACTTAGACAGGAGCTCCAGCCCATCCATACAAGCTAGGTGGGCTAGGTCTTCAACTTATTTCTCCTTGACCCAATGAAGCCCAATCCTTGCATTACACGGGTTGGGGTCTGTTTAAAATTTAAATACTTTTGTTTTCAAGAGTTTATATTCTTTTGTTAATATATTGTTCTCATTATCAAGTCCATGCATGGTTTTTTTGTTATCATACCTTCCTGGAGATTAGTAAAGCTCTGACTATAAAAAATATAGTGCCCTAGCAATTTAGAATTTTATTTTGGTATATCAACTTATCAACATCAAGAACATGGCTTACATGCCTTATGTAAGAATAATATAGCTATATGGAGAATGAAAACTCTAATCTCATTTAGTCACGTAAATATAATATACACATGCGTGTTAACATTCACACATGATGGGGAGGTTTAGTTTATATTTGAATATCAAATacaacaaaaataaaaataagggAAGTATCTAAACGATAAAGCGATAAGGCAAGAGTTAGTCATCAGTAGTTGAAGTCTTCACGGGTTGTTATAAGACCTACTTGATGTTGTATTGTTAATATAACCCCACAAGTTAGCGGTTGTGTCAACAACACCTAACTTGtgtagattatgatgaaacttgGATTTTGGAAGTAATTTTTTGAGGGTATCTTCTAGCTGATCAACAGCATGAATATGTTGCACATGAACTTATTTCTTTTGTACTTGATCCTGAACCAAGTGAAAGTCCACTGAATTATGTTTCATTCTACTGTGAAATACATAGTATGAAACCCATATGTGGTACCAacattatcacagtaaatagtgGGAGTAACAAGGTTGGTGACATGAAGTTTTTGTAATAAATTTTGCACCTAATTTATTTTTGCTAACGCACTAGCTGTAGCACGATAATCTGCTTCAGTTGATG carries:
- the LOC141691197 gene encoding uncharacterized protein LOC141691197, coding for MNMKDTDPLDEFYLKLNAVVTNIRALGEGVEESYVVKKLLRAVPNKFLQIASTIEQFENLESMMVEEAIGSLKAHEERLHGQPDSGGNQFLLTEEEWTKREREEGKLLLTQEEWLKRANKTDGSQGQKHRGGGDTRNKEGVRWFRDKSKVRCFNCSAYGHFAIECKKLRREREANNEAHIAQIPDNEPALLLEKHMDNQEGVILINEDQVNPKLKLRDNEISMESNLWYLDNGASNHMTGQKSKFSKLDEQVIGKVKFRDGSMVQIMGNGSITLLCKNGEK